One Helianthus annuus cultivar XRQ/B chromosome 7, HanXRQr2.0-SUNRISE, whole genome shotgun sequence genomic region harbors:
- the LOC110867114 gene encoding uncharacterized protein LOC110867114, whose protein sequence is MLKVSPWKGVVRFGKGGKLSPRYIGPFEIASRVGPVAYRLKLPHELNGVHGVFHVSNLKKCLSDETLIIPHGEVRVDDKLRFIEELVEVLDRKTQKLRRSRIELVKVRSNFKRGPEFTWERQDQMQQKYPYLFPPRAKMKPVK, encoded by the coding sequence ATGTTGAAGGTATCGCCATGGAAGGGTGTTGTGAGGTTTGGGAAAGGGGGAAAGTTGAGCCCGCGTTATATAGGTCCATTCGAAATCGCCTCTCGAGTTGGACCAGTAGCGTATAGACTCAAGTTGCCACatgaactgaatggagttcatGGTGTATTCCATGTCTCCAACCTGAAAAAGTGTCTGTCCGATGAGACACTAATTATACCCCATGGAGAGGTTCGAGTGGACGATAAACTGAGGTTTATCGAAGAACTAGTAGAGGTTCTAGATCGGAAAACCCAGAAACTCAGGAGGAGTAGGATTGAGTTGGTCAAAGTCCGCTCGAATtttaagcgtggacccgagttcaCATGGGAGCGACAGGACCAAATGCAACAGaaatatccttatctattcccaCCGAGGGCGAAAATGAAACCTGTAAAGTag